The nucleotide sequence CAAGAAATCGAACGTGGCCGATGTGGCATACTTCGGACCCGAACTCGAGTTCTTCATCTTCGATCACTTGAGCTTCGACATCCAACCGAACATGTCGGGTTACGCGATCGATTCCGAAGAAGCGCATTGGAACGCGGGCGCCGTGGAGACGCCGAATCTCGGTTACAGTCTGCGACCTAAAGAAGGATACTATCCGGTCTCGCCTTCGGACAAGCACATGGACCTCCGCTCCGAGATGGTGCTCGCGCTCCAAGAATGGGGCGTGCCCGTCGAGATGCATCACCACGAAGTCGCGTCGGCGGGCCAGACCGAGATCGACATCCGCTATAACGACCTCGTGACGCAAGCGGACAACGTGATGATCTATAAGTACGTGACGCGCAACGTCGCTCGCAAGTACGGCAAGACGGTCACCTTCATGCCCAAACCGCTATTCGGCGACAACGGCTCGGGGATGCACGTTCACATGAGCTTGTGGAAGGCCGGCAAGAACCTCTTCTACCATGAGAAGGGATACGCCGAGCTGTCGCAGGTCGCGCTGTACTTCATCGGCGGATTGCTCTTGCATATCGATTCCCTCCTCGCGTTTTGCGCCCCGACCACGAATTCGTATAAGCGGCTCGTGCCGCATTACGAAGCGCCGGTGAACGTCGCGTTCTCCAAAGGCAATCGCTCGGCTGCCATCCGTGTTCCCGTCTTCTACACGGGTCCGAAATTCCAACGCACAAAGCGCATCGAGTTCCGGCCACCGGACTGCACCGCGAATCCGTATATCGCTTTTTCGGCGCTATTGATGGCCGGGCTCGACGGAATCAAACGCAAGATCGATCCCACCAAGGCCGGGTTCGGTCCGATCGACAAGAACATATATGAATTGTCGGCGCGTGAAGCCAAGAGCATAAAATCGGTGCCGGGCAGCCTGGACGAGTCGTTGAACGCGCTCGAAAAAGATCACGCCTTTCTGCTCGAGGGCGGCGTGTTCCCCAAAGAGATCGTCGACAACTGGGTCGACTACAAACGCGTCCGCGAGATCCAAGAGGTCAAGGTGCGGCCGCATCCCTACGAATTTTATCTCTACCACGACCTGTGATCGGATCGGGGAATGCGCCTACCTCTCTATCATCTTGGCGCATTTTCGGCGAAGGCATTCGGCGGCAATCCAGCCGCCGTCTGCCCGCTGCCGTCGTGGATCGACGACGGCTTGATGCAGTCCATCGCTGCGGAGAACAATCTGGCCGAAACGGCGTTCTTCGCGCCGGCGCCCGACGGCTACCATATACGTTGGTTCACGCCGACGGCTGAGGTCGACCTGTGCGGTCACGCCAGCCTAGCGTCGGCGCACGTCATCTTTGAACATCTCAAACGCGATGCGCAGTCAGTCACGTTCGACTCGAGGAGCGGACCATTGCGCGTCGACCGTCGCGACGACTCGCTTGTGCTCGACTTCCCCTCGCTCGCGCCTGCGCCGCGTGCCGCGCTGCCGGCGCTGGCTGCAGCCCTCGGCGCCACACCGCTCGAGACGCTCCAAGCAAAGTCGTTGCTCGCAGTATTCGCCTCCGAGCACGACGTTCGCGCGCTGAGCCCCGATTTCGAAGCGATGCTGAAACTCAAAGCGTTCGGCGTCATCGCCACGGCGCCGGGAACCGATGTCGATTTCGTCTCCCGCTTCTTCGCACCTAAGGTCGGCGTCAATGAAGATCCGGCGACCGGTTCCGCACACTGCACGTTGACCCCGTACTGGGCCGCGAGGCTTGGCAAGAACCCGCTGCACGCGCGTCAAGTTTCCGAGCGCGGCGGCGAATTGTGGTGCGAACTCGCAGGCGACCGGGTGCGGATCGCGGGGCACGTCACGCCGTATCTCGCAGGCGCCATCGACGTATGACGGCGCCCGTCATCAGGCGGGCGATTCCAGCCGACGGCCCCATCGTTCGTGGTTTCGTTTTCCAGGCGTTGCTCGAGTTCGGCCTCGAAGTAGATCGCGACGGCCACGACCTCGATGTGATGAGCTTTGGCGAATCGAAAGAAGGCGTGCTCGAGTTCGTCGCAGAGCTCGACGGCCGCCCGGTCGGGTCGGTGATCGTCACGCCGCGCGATGACGGATCGGCGAATCTTTCGAAATACTATGTCGATTCTGCATGCCGCGGCCGCGGCATCGGCCGTCCGCTTCTCGAGTTCGCTGTGAACGCGGCGCGCGCGGCGGGTCTGCGGAGGCTGGAACTCGACACACGCCCTGTCTTTCACGCTGCCATCCATCTATACGAAGCGATGGGATGGACGTCGACGCCGCCGCCTGCGACGGCCGGGCGGTGCGAGCTGTATTACACGCTGGATCTGTAGGACGGCGAGCATCGCTTGCCCCGTTTTTCGAGTGAGCGTTGCTCACCCTCCTACATGAAATGATGGGCAAGCGATGCTTGCCCTAGTACGGTTGCCCTCTTACAACAGGCACATGTGTGTCCAACACAAAACATAGTCCATATATGGACAAGCCTCCCAAGTTGTGGCGCTTGCTGGTCATGCTCGCGGCCGTCATCGTGGCCATCGTTTGGCTCAATCACCTCGCGACGACGTTGCCGGGCGCAAAGTAGACTATGCAGTCGAATATCGATCCGGGCATATTCAAAAGCTATGATATCCGCGGCGTCTATCCATCGGAACTGAGCGAGCGTGCAGCCGAACTGATCGGCAGGGCCTTCGTGGAATTCCTAGGATGCATGTCCGTTGCGGTGGGGCGCGATATGCGCGCCTCATCGGAGTCCCTTTTCGAGGCGTTCGCGCGCGGCGTCACAGCCGCAGGCGCCGATCTCGTCGACCTCGGTCTGACTTCGACGGACGAGCTCTACTTCGCGGTCGGCAAGTATGGTTATCCGGCCGGCGCGATGATCACCGCATCGCACAATCCTAAGGAATACAACGGCTTCAAGCTCTGCCGCGAAAACGCTATCGCGTTGTCTGCGCAGACGGGTGTCTTCGCCGTTCGAAATCTCGTGACAGCAGGCAGATTCACGGATGCCGCTCGGGCGGGCCGCGTTTCGTCGCGAGATGTCCTGACCGATTTCACCGAACACTGTTTGTCGTTCATCGACCGCGATGCGATCAAACCGCTCAAGATCGTCATCGATTGCGGCAATGGGATGGGCGGCCTCATCGTGCCGGCGATCTTCAAGCACCTCCCGGTGCAGGTGATTCCGCTTTACTTCGACCTCGACGGTACGTTTCCGAACCATCCTGCGAGTCCGATCGAACCGGAAAACATGAAGGATCTCCAGCACGCTGTGCGCGAGCACGGCGCCGACCTTGGCGCGGCGTTCGACGGCGATGCGGATCGCGTCTTCATCACGGACGAACAGGGCGAGCTCGTCGGCGGCGACATGGTCACCGCACTCGTCGCCGAGATGCTCCTGCGAAAACACAGCGGGTCGGCCATCCTTTACAATCTCATCTGTTCGCGCAGCGTGCCCGAGATCATCAACGCGCGAGGCGGCCGGCCCATCCGTACGCGGGTCGGCCATTCGATCATCAAAGCGGTCATGCGCGAAAAAGATGCGATCTTCGGAGGCGAGCATTCGGGCCATTTCTATTTCCGCGATCACTTCTTCGCAGACTCAGGCCTCATCGCGCTGCTGGTCGTGCTCGAGTTGCGCTCGCAAGAGGGCAAGACGGTCAGCGAACTCCTTCGCCCCATCGACACGCGGGTTCGCTCAGGCGAGATCAACAGCCGCGTCGGCGATATCCCCGCCAAGCTCGCGCAGCTCGAAGCCC is from Candidatus Eremiobacteraceae bacterium and encodes:
- a CDS encoding PhzF family phenazine biosynthesis protein, which codes for MRLPLYHLGAFSAKAFGGNPAAVCPLPSWIDDGLMQSIAAENNLAETAFFAPAPDGYHIRWFTPTAEVDLCGHASLASAHVIFEHLKRDAQSVTFDSRSGPLRVDRRDDSLVLDFPSLAPAPRAALPALAAALGATPLETLQAKSLLAVFASEHDVRALSPDFEAMLKLKAFGVIATAPGTDVDFVSRFFAPKVGVNEDPATGSAHCTLTPYWAARLGKNPLHARQVSERGGELWCELAGDRVRIAGHVTPYLAGAIDV
- a CDS encoding GNAT family N-acetyltransferase; the encoded protein is MTAPVIRRAIPADGPIVRGFVFQALLEFGLEVDRDGHDLDVMSFGESKEGVLEFVAELDGRPVGSVIVTPRDDGSANLSKYYVDSACRGRGIGRPLLEFAVNAARAAGLRRLELDTRPVFHAAIHLYEAMGWTSTPPPATAGRCELYYTLDL
- the glnA gene encoding type I glutamate--ammonia ligase, giving the protein MAAASPAKAALAFIKKHGAKIVDLKFIDMPGMWQHTSLPTSEIDEKAFIHGIGFDGSSIRGFQEIQESDMIMLPDPSTARVDTFCSVPTVSFICDLFDPRLQTAYSRDPRGIAKKAAAFLKKSNVADVAYFGPELEFFIFDHLSFDIQPNMSGYAIDSEEAHWNAGAVETPNLGYSLRPKEGYYPVSPSDKHMDLRSEMVLALQEWGVPVEMHHHEVASAGQTEIDIRYNDLVTQADNVMIYKYVTRNVARKYGKTVTFMPKPLFGDNGSGMHVHMSLWKAGKNLFYHEKGYAELSQVALYFIGGLLLHIDSLLAFCAPTTNSYKRLVPHYEAPVNVAFSKGNRSAAIRVPVFYTGPKFQRTKRIEFRPPDCTANPYIAFSALLMAGLDGIKRKIDPTKAGFGPIDKNIYELSAREAKSIKSVPGSLDESLNALEKDHAFLLEGGVFPKEIVDNWVDYKRVREIQEVKVRPHPYEFYLYHDL